The following is a genomic window from Polaribacter atrinae.
AATTGATGTCCCTCATTAGGGTTTAATTTACGTTGTTTAAACTTAACATTGTATTCTTTAATATTACGTACCATTGCTGCTTTTAGCAAGTCGTAACGATTATCCATTTCTATACACAACGAGTTTAAAGTATGCACCACTTTTGTAGTATCCGTAATAATTGCTTCTTCTACATCTGGTAATTTTGCTAAATAATGACGCTCTATTTTGTTAAACAAAGTAAGTTCTACTTTCTTTGGATCTACTAAAATAAACTTTACTTCTGCAGGATGTTTTTTATATAAAAGTGATGTCAATACCGCATTTAAACCAACAGACTTTCCTTGACCCGTTGCACCTGCCATTAATAAGTGAGGCATTTTAGCTAAATCTACCACAAAAGTTTCATTAGAAATGGTTTTACCTAAAGCAATAGGTAATTCCATTGTAGATTCTTGGAATTTCTTCGAAGAAATTACAGAATGCATAGAAACAATGGTCGATTTTTTATTAGGTACCTCTATACCAATAGTTCCTTTACCAGGGATAGGAGCAATAATTCTAATTCCTAATGCAGATAAAGAAAGGGCAATATCATCTTCTAAATTTTTAATTTTAGAAATTCTAATTCCGGCTTCTGGTACAATCTCATACAAAGTAATTGTTGGACCTACAGTTGCTTTTATTTCTGCAATACCAATTTTGTAGTTCTTTAAGGTTTCTACAATTCGGTCTTTATTTGCTTCTAATTCTTCTGGATCTATAGAAATAGATTCATTATATTGTTTTAAAAGATTAAAAGTTGGGAACTTAAAATTCCCTAATTCTAGAGTAGGATCGAACTCACCAAAATCTTTTACCAATTGATTGGATAAGTTTTCTGTAGAATGTTCTTCTTCTCGACCGATGGCAACATCAATCTCAACTTCCATTTCTACTTCTTGCTCTTCTTCTTTAGGTATTTCTGTTTTTAATACAGGTCCCGACGTTTTATCAACATTTAAAGATATTTCTTCTTTTTTAGCAGTTACATCAGAATATTTAGAAATCGTTGGTTGTTGTTTTTCTAATGATAATTCTACTACAGATTTTTCTTTTTGATCTGTTTTTAAAGGTACTGTTTCTATTTTTTCTGTGGTTTTATCAGGTGGTGTAACTATTTCTTGTGCTGTTTTGCTTAGAACTTGTTCTTCTGCTTTTCTAGCTTCTCTTTCTTCTCTTTTTATTTTTAAGGTTTCTATGTGTTTATCAAAAGTAACTTTATAACGTAAAACTAAATAAGCAATTAAAAAGAACGTTAAAAGTATTACTAAGCCAGTTTTACCAATAAAGGCCTGTAAAAATTCATTAATTTCAAAACCGACAACGCCAGATAGTAATGCATATTTGTTATATACAAATCCTAAAGATATAGAAATCCAGATCATGGCTAATAGAGACCAGTTCCAAGAAATTATTAGTGAAGAGAATTTCTTTTTAAAAAGGATGTACCAACCTGTTAATAGTATTTGATACGCTAGTATAAATGCCGCTATACCAACTCCTGTATAAATAAAAAAGTGACTTAAATTAGCGCCAATTTTCCCTAATAAATTTTTACTTCTAACCGTTTTATCTGCAAATTCTGTAAGTATGCTTTGATCTTCTTGCCAATTAAAGAAAAACGAAATAAAGGCAATACAAAGAAAAGCAGAAAATAAAATTAAGAAAGATCCTAAAATTGTCTTTGCCTGTCTTGTTTTTAAATATGCAAAAATACTCGGTTTCTTATCCGAAGAATTTAAGGGCGTTTTTGTACTTGTTCTTCTCTTGGCCATTAATAATTTTTGGTCGTTTTTAGCAGTAAATATAAAAATTCACCTAAAATAATAAAGCTATTTTAGGGATGTATATAAAACCTGCAATAATTAATGAAGTAAAAGCTGCAAAACTTGGTGCGCCTGCAGCTATATCTTTAATAAAACCTATTTTCTTGTGATATTCTGGATGTACAAAATCTGCTATTTTTTCTATAGCTGTGTTTAGAGCTTCTGCCACTAAAACGAGGCCAATAACTATAAACTGAAACATCCATTCTATATTAGAAATATTAAAATAAAAACCTAAAATAGTAGCAAGTACAGCAATAAAAAGTTGTGCTTTTATACTGTCTTCCGTAGTCATTAAAAGCCACATACCTCTTAGTGCAAACTTAAAACTACGAAGTCTTCCTCTTAAAAAGCTATCATTAGGATTCTTCATAAATTAAATAGCGTTTAAAGCAGCTGTATAATTAGGTTCGTCAACAATTTCAGACACTTGTTCTGTATAAATAATATCTCCGTTTTCATCGATAATAACAATAGATCTAGAGTGTAAATGTGCTAAAGGACCATCTGCAATTTCTAATTCGTAAGATTTTCCGAAGTTACCATCAGCAAAATCAGATAACATTACTACATTATCAATACCTTCTGCACCACAAAAACGAGCTTGCGCAAATGGTAAATCTTTAGAAATACATAAAACAACTGTGTTTTCTAAATCTGCAGCTTTTTTGTTAAATTCTCTAACAGAAGTAGCACAAGTACCTGTATCTACACTTGGAAAAATATTTAAAATTACTTTTTTACCAGAAAAATCTGATAAACTTTTTTGAGATAAATCTACCGCAGTTAGTTTAAAATCAGCAGCTTTTGTTCCTGTTTTAGGTAAGTTACCTATTGTATTTATTGCGTTTCCTTTTAATGTGATATTTGCCATTTTAGTATGTTTTTTAGAACTTCAAAAGTAATGATAATTAAATTATTTATGGAAATATTCTGGTGATTCATTTTAGTTTTAAATTTATTTTAAAACCGTATGTCAATAAATCTCGTAGATATGTTGAACACAAATTATTATTAATTTTAAATATCAAATTATGAAAACCTTAAATTTTTTTAAAGTAACAGTTTTAATGCTTAGTTTAGTAATTAGTCAAAATTTTAGTGCGCAAGAAAAAACAAAAATGGTGGGTGGTGCCGAAATGTATCCTTCTAAAAATATTGTAGAAAATGCAGTAAACTCTAAAGACCATACTACGTTAGTAGCAGCCGTAAAAGCAGCAGAATTAGTAGACGTATTAACTAGTGAAGGACCTTTTACTGTCTTTGCGCCAACAAATAAAGGGTTTGATATGTTACCAGAAGGTACAGTGAGCACCTTATTTATGGCAGAAAATAAAACGAAATTACAAACAATTTTAAAATACCATGTTGTTGCAGGTAATTGGAATGCAAAAGAAATTGTTACATTAATTAAAAAAGGAAATGGTAAAGCTGTTATTGAAACAGTAAGCGGAGGAATCATTACTGCTTGGATGAAAGGAAAAAATGTTTATATTTCTGATGAAAACGGAGGTAAAGCAAAAGTTACTATTGCAGATGTTAATCAATCTAACGGAGTTATTCATGTTATAGATGCTGTTTTATTACCGAAACCAGCAATGTAGAAAAACGATCGTTTTTAGTATTAAAAATCCACTTTTAGAAAAGTGGATTTTTTGTGTTTTTATTTTATAGAATAGCGACTATTTATTCTAATAACAAGTTGTATTTTTGCACTCCGTAAAAAGAACAATAGACGTGAATATTTCTCAATATACATCAGAATTTAAATACAATTGGAAACTTGCAGCACCAGTAATGTTAGGTATGCTAGGGCATACATTTGTAAGTTTTATAGATAATATTATGGTTGGCCAAATGGGGACAGCAGAGTTAGCTGCAGTTTCTTTGGGAAATAGTTTTATGTTTATAGCCATGTCTATAGGTATCGGTTTCTCTACGGCTATTACACCTTTAATTGCAGAGGCAGATTCATCAGATAATTTAAAACAAGCAAGAGCTACTTATAAAAGTGGCTTGTTTTTATGTACAACATTAGGTATCATATTATTTTCTGGAGTTTATTTTTCAAAACCTTTAATGTATTTAATGAAACAGCCAAAAGAGGTGGTAGAATTGGCAATTCCGTATTTAGATTTGGTGGCTTTTTCTTTAATTCCTTTGGTTATATTTCAAGCAATAAAGCAATTTAGTGATGGTATGTCTATGACAAAATATCCTATGTATGCAGCTCTAATTGCAAATGTTATAAATATTGTTTTAAACTATTTATTGATTTTTGGGAAATTTGGTTTTCCAGAAATGGGAATTATTGGTGCTGCTTATGGTACATTAATTTCTAGAATTATAATGGTTATTTATTTGTGGTTATTACTTCGTTATAAAGAAAGATCTGCACAAATAGTAAGAAATATAAAATTCTTTGTTTTAGATGTTTTAACCATAAAAAAAATCGTCAATTTAGGTTCTTTAAGTGCGATGCAAATGCTTTTTGAAGTCGCTATTTTTACAGCAGCAGTTTGGTTAAGTGGTTTGTTGGGAAAAAATCCTCAGGCGGCAAATCAAATAGCATTAAACTTATCTTCTATGACATTTATGGTTGCAACAGGTTTAAGCGTTGCTGCTATGATTAGAGTTGGGAACCAAAAAGGATTACAAAATTATAAAGAATTGCGTAGAATTGCTTTTTCTATCTTTTTATTAGGCGTATTGTTGGCAATGTTCTTTGCATTACTATTCTTTGTTTTTCACAAAAGTTTACCAATGATTTACGTAGATTTAAACGATACTGCAAATTATATAGACAATATGGAGGTGGTTTCCATTGCTTCAAAATTATTATTAGCAGCAGCGTTTTTTCAAATATCAGATAGTATACAGGTTGTTTTTTTAGGAGCTTTACGTGGTTTACAGGATGTTAAGATTCCTACAATTCTTACTTTTATTTCTTATTGGGTTATTGGTTTTCCGGTTTCTTACTATTTAGGAAGTGAAGAAATGTATGGTAGTTTTGGTATTTGGCTAGGTTTATTAGCAGGTTTAACTACAGCTTCTATCTTATTATTTATAAGATTTAATTCGTTAACTTTAAAGTTGATAAAAGAGAAAAAATAATAGTGTCCTCTCGAGTGCAGACGAGAGGGTATTTATATATAAAGTTTAAATAAATTATCGACTGCGCTCGAACATACTTAAAACGATAACAATGACTTTACCTAAATTTTTATTAGCAGATAATAGTAAGTTTCCTGAAGATATTTTTGTGTTACATACAGAATTTCCTCGTTTTTTAATTAATTTAAAAGATGATGAAGTAGAATGGTTTGAAGATTTAACAGGAGAGAGTGAAGAGGATATTGCAACAGAATTAGCAGATTTAATGGATAAAGCTGGTGCTTTTTATGATGATGAAATGAAGGAATTCGATTAAGGTTCTTTAACTTGTTCTTCGTTTTTATTTATAATAAAACACTTAAAACGATCATTCAACCTTATCAATAGAATATTTATAAATAACGCTTAAAAAAGGAAAGTTAATTTCTGTTTTTTAAGCGTTTTTTTATGCCACTAAAAGTTATTTTAAATCTCTTTAATTATTCTTTTTTAGCTGTTCTAATGTTAAAAAAATGAACTTTTTTTCTATAATAAAGATCAAAAATAATTTCACGAAATAAGTTGTTGGAAATCATGTTGTTTATGCCGTGAATAGAAATAAAAATAACATATTTTAACATGTTCTCGCCTTTAAAAAGAGCCTAATTTTTAGTATTTTTATGCCCATAATTAAAACAAGATAAAATGAAAAAAATACTGATTACATTTATTGTATTTATAATGTCACTTCCGTCTGCAATGGCAAATGAAGGGATGTGGTTTTTAATGCATATAGAACGATTAAATCATCGTGATATGCAAAAAATGGGGTTACAATTAACTCCCGAAGAAATTTACAGTGTTAACAATCAAAGTTTAAAAGATGCAATAGTGCAATTTAATGGAGGTTGTACAGCAAGTATCGTTTCAGAAAGTGGATTGGTGTTAACAAACCATCATTGTGGATACAATGCGATTGCAGAATTATCTACAGCAGAACAAAATCACTTAAAAAATGGTTTTTGGGCAGGTTCTAAAGAAGAGGAATTGAAGCCAGAAAGCTTATATGTTCGCTTTTTTGTAAGAATGGATGATGTTTCTAAACGTATTTTATCATTAGTAAATGATAAAATGAGTGAAAAAGAACGTGAGGCAATCATCAATAGAGAAATTGCTAAGATTGAAAAAGAAAATAACGAAGGTGGAAAATACACGGTTTCTGTTCGTTCTTTTTATGAAGGAAATGAATTTTACTACTTTGTTTATGAGGATTATAAAGATGTTCGTTTAGTAGGTACGCCTCCAGAAAATGTTGGTAAATATGGTGGAGATACAGATAACTGGGAATGGCCAAGACATACTGGTGATTTTTCTTTATTTAGAGTTTATGCTGATGAAAATGGAGCACCAGCAGAATATTCAACAGCTAATGTGCCTTTAAAAGCAAAATATCATTTACCTGTTAATATTGATGGAGTAAAAGAAAATGATTTTGCAATGATTTTAGGATATCCTGGTAGAACTAACCGTTGGATGCCTGCACAAGGAGTAGAGCAAAACGTAAAATACGCATATCCTGCTTGGGTAGAAGGTTCTAAGTTAAGTATGGATGTTATGAGAAAATACATGGATGCAGACGAGTCTGTGAATCTAATGTATGCATCTGCTTACGCCGGTATTGCCAATTATTGGAAAAATAGAGGTGGAATGATTACTGCTTTAACAGAACATAAAACTGTAGAAAAGAAGAGTAAAGTAGAGGCGAAGTTTGCCAAATGGGCTAAGAAAAAAGACAATAAAGAAGTCTACGGAAAAGTTATTGAGAACATCAATAATTATTATAGTTTAACCAATGAAAAAACAAAACAAACCAACTACTTATTGGGGATGTTGCGTTCTAGTAAATTTGCTGTTTTATCATACAGAATTGGTGGCGCTTTAAAGCAATATACAGCTGCAAATGAAGCAGAGCGTGCAAATATGTTACCAAGATTACAAGCGCTTATAGAGAGTTCTTATAAAGATTTCTACTTGCCTTTAGAGGAAGAGGTTTTTGCAAAACAATTAGGTTTGTTAGCATCTAAATCTAATTATTCATTGCCAGAATTGGTAGCAGAAGTAGGTGGGAAAAACGATAATGATTTTTCTGCGTATGTAAAAGCTATTTTTAAGTTGAGTATGTTTACTTCTAAAGAGGGAGTAGAAGCTTATTTACAATACCCAGATGAAGCGATCTTAAATAGTGATCCTTTATTACAATTATCTAATCAGTTATTAGATAAATATAGAGAGAGTCCAGAGAGTTTAGTGCAACCAGAAAATGATTTTAAAGCATCATTTAGATTGTTAGTAAAAGGATTGCGTGAGTCAGGATTGAGTGATATTCAGTATCCTGATGCAAACTCTACATTAAGATTGTCTTACGGTAAAGTAAGAGCTTTGCCTGCGGATAAGAGAAACGATGCGAATGAAAATAATTATACTACTTTTCAGGGGATGATTAAAAAGTACAAACCAAACGATCCTGAGTTTGATTTAGACCAAAGCATGTTAGATATTTACGAAAAGAAAGATTACGGACGTTACGCAAATGAGCGTGGTCAATTGCCTGTAAACTTTTTAACGGATAACGATATTACAGGTGGTAATTCTGGTTCTCCTGTTGTAAATGGAAAAGGTGAATTAATTGGTTTGGCTTTTGATGGAAACATTGAAGCAATGGCTGGTGATGTTATTTTCGACTCAAACTTACAAAGAACTATTAATGTTGATGTTAGATATGTACTTTGGTTGATAGACAAATACTCAAACGCAAAACATATTGTAGACGAGTTGACTATTATTAGTAAAAAATAGTAAAGTCTATTTGTAGATTTTATAGTAATAAAAAAGCTCTCTGGTTTCAGAGAGCTTTTTTGTTTTAGGAATGGAAGTTTGTGAGTGGGGTTTGCTTAGGTTTTTGTGTATTGAAAGTTGCGGTTTTGTGAACGAGGAATTTCCGAAGGAAATTCAGATGTAACAAAAGTGCACTAAACTTTGATTAAGCACTAAATTACGCATTATTTTTATACGGTGTTGTAACACGTTTTAATTCCATTTTTTTTCTTTAATTAACTTTCCTTTTTTGTTCCATTCTTTCCATACTCCAATTGGAATTCCATTTATAAAATTTCTCTCACTTTTTTTCTGACCATTTTCGTACCATTCAGTCCAAATCCCACTTTCAATTCCATTTTGAAGTTTTCCTTTAAGTTTCAATTGACCGTTTTTATACTTTTTCTCAATTATTTCTATTTCTTTTACAGGTTCAATTTTCTTATTTATTTTTCTATAAAATTCATTTTCACTAAAAAGATTTTCAGGATCTGTTAATATTAATTCCGAAATTGTAAGTTTTAGTATCTTATATTTCCTCCAACTCATTGTTAATATACTATCTTTCAAATTGAATTTTACTCTTGACTTATCACCAAATTGTATGATGTCCAGATTTCCTTTTTTACCAAATTGTAAAATAATATCGGCTTCTTTTTTTTCGGTTTCTTTACTTTTTTTTCCTGAATTAATTGGTTCAGTTATTGGAGTCAGTTGTTCTCTTTCTTTTTGTTGCTTTTTAGTTTCATATGATTCCCAAGTTCCGTGCAATTGTTCAACTTTCAATTGGGCATAAATATTTTTAAATGATATTGCAAGGATTAATAATAATAAAAGCTCTTTTTTCATAATGTGTTACAACGTTTATGTGTATGAGTTGTGGCGTGTGCCGTCACGGACAATTCCAAACGATCAACTGCCTGTGGAAAATCCGCAGGATTTTCCAAGTAGGCACAGACACAGCCATAACTTATACACGGTGTTGTGCGCTGGCTTTTCCTCGGTTTAATTGCGTTTCTACTATTTTTTCTAATTCGTTTTGTTTAAAGTCAAACCAGTTTTGTCTATAATCTGAATTGTCAATTGTATTCTTAAAATTCTGAAATGGTTTTTTCCGTTCCAAGATAATTTCCAATTCTGCTTGAAATTGTTCGTTCGCAATTTGGGTAATAAAACGTTCCATAATCTTAAAAGACTCAAAACTCTCTAAAACCTCGATTTTTATAAAATCCGCTTTGTTTTTCTTTACTTTTTTCAATTCCATTCCAAAAGATTCACGAAATTCATCTTCATCAAACATTTCCCCAAAATTCGGAATTGTTATTAATTCGTTCGTTTTAGGATTGTAATAGCAGTCGTTTCCGCAATCTAATTCCTGCGCAATTTCTTTAATTATATTTTGTCTTGAATTATCCATAAAAACAACCGTGTTTATCTTCTTTGATAATATCGATAATGTTATCTAAATGAGTTGATTTTGGAAATGGTTCATAAAGTTCCCATTTTCCGCTTGCACGCATCCAATATAAATTCCATTCTTGTCTTGATTTATAAAACCTGATTTTCGCAAATTCGATATGTTGAATTTCTTTTGGATTATTCCAAACAGGACG
Proteins encoded in this region:
- a CDS encoding toxin-antitoxin system YwqK family antitoxin, with translation MKKELLLLLILAISFKNIYAQLKVEQLHGTWESYETKKQQKEREQLTPITEPINSGKKSKETEKKEADIILQFGKKGNLDIIQFGDKSRVKFNLKDSILTMSWRKYKILKLTISELILTDPENLFSENEFYRKINKKIEPVKEIEIIEKKYKNGQLKLKGKLQNGIESGIWTEWYENGQKKSERNFINGIPIGVWKEWNKKGKLIKEKKWN
- a CDS encoding UPF0158 family protein encodes the protein MDNSRQNIIKEIAQELDCGNDCYYNPKTNELITIPNFGEMFDEDEFRESFGMELKKVKKNKADFIKIEVLESFESFKIMERFITQIANEQFQAELEIILERKKPFQNFKNTIDNSDYRQNWFDFKQNELEKIVETQLNRGKASAQHRV
- a CDS encoding S46 family peptidase, giving the protein MKKILITFIVFIMSLPSAMANEGMWFLMHIERLNHRDMQKMGLQLTPEEIYSVNNQSLKDAIVQFNGGCTASIVSESGLVLTNHHCGYNAIAELSTAEQNHLKNGFWAGSKEEELKPESLYVRFFVRMDDVSKRILSLVNDKMSEKEREAIINREIAKIEKENNEGGKYTVSVRSFYEGNEFYYFVYEDYKDVRLVGTPPENVGKYGGDTDNWEWPRHTGDFSLFRVYADENGAPAEYSTANVPLKAKYHLPVNIDGVKENDFAMILGYPGRTNRWMPAQGVEQNVKYAYPAWVEGSKLSMDVMRKYMDADESVNLMYASAYAGIANYWKNRGGMITALTEHKTVEKKSKVEAKFAKWAKKKDNKEVYGKVIENINNYYSLTNEKTKQTNYLLGMLRSSKFAVLSYRIGGALKQYTAANEAERANMLPRLQALIESSYKDFYLPLEEEVFAKQLGLLASKSNYSLPELVAEVGGKNDNDFSAYVKAIFKLSMFTSKEGVEAYLQYPDEAILNSDPLLQLSNQLLDKYRESPESLVQPENDFKASFRLLVKGLRESGLSDIQYPDANSTLRLSYGKVRALPADKRNDANENNYTTFQGMIKKYKPNDPEFDLDQSMLDIYEKKDYGRYANERGQLPVNFLTDNDITGGNSGSPVVNGKGELIGLAFDGNIEAMAGDVIFDSNLQRTINVDVRYVLWLIDKYSNAKHIVDELTIISKK
- the tpx gene encoding thiol peroxidase; protein product: MANITLKGNAINTIGNLPKTGTKAADFKLTAVDLSQKSLSDFSGKKVILNIFPSVDTGTCATSVREFNKKAADLENTVVLCISKDLPFAQARFCGAEGIDNVVMLSDFADGNFGKSYELEIADGPLAHLHSRSIVIIDENGDIIYTEQVSEIVDEPNYTAALNAI
- a CDS encoding FtsK/SpoIIIE family DNA translocase, yielding MAKRRTSTKTPLNSSDKKPSIFAYLKTRQAKTILGSFLILFSAFLCIAFISFFFNWQEDQSILTEFADKTVRSKNLLGKIGANLSHFFIYTGVGIAAFILAYQILLTGWYILFKKKFSSLIISWNWSLLAMIWISISLGFVYNKYALLSGVVGFEINEFLQAFIGKTGLVILLTFFLIAYLVLRYKVTFDKHIETLKIKREEREARKAEEQVLSKTAQEIVTPPDKTTEKIETVPLKTDQKEKSVVELSLEKQQPTISKYSDVTAKKEEISLNVDKTSGPVLKTEIPKEEEQEVEMEVEIDVAIGREEEHSTENLSNQLVKDFGEFDPTLELGNFKFPTFNLLKQYNESISIDPEELEANKDRIVETLKNYKIGIAEIKATVGPTITLYEIVPEAGIRISKIKNLEDDIALSLSALGIRIIAPIPGKGTIGIEVPNKKSTIVSMHSVISSKKFQESTMELPIALGKTISNETFVVDLAKMPHLLMAGATGQGKSVGLNAVLTSLLYKKHPAEVKFILVDPKKVELTLFNKIERHYLAKLPDVEEAIITDTTKVVHTLNSLCIEMDNRYDLLKAAMVRNIKEYNVKFKQRKLNPNEGHQFLPYIVLVIDEFADLIMTAGKEVETPIARLAQLARAIGIHLIVATQRPSVNVITGIIKANFPARIAFRVTSKIDSRTILDAGGADQLIGRGDLLYTAGNNLSRIQCAFVDTPEVEKITDFIGSQKAYAEAYQLPEYVDDESGTSLDIDISDRDKLFKDAAEIIVTAQQGSASLLQRKLKLGYNRAGRLIDQLEAAGIVGGFEGSKARQVLVPDFIALEQLLENEKNQ
- a CDS encoding MATE family efflux transporter, which codes for MNISQYTSEFKYNWKLAAPVMLGMLGHTFVSFIDNIMVGQMGTAELAAVSLGNSFMFIAMSIGIGFSTAITPLIAEADSSDNLKQARATYKSGLFLCTTLGIILFSGVYFSKPLMYLMKQPKEVVELAIPYLDLVAFSLIPLVIFQAIKQFSDGMSMTKYPMYAALIANVINIVLNYLLIFGKFGFPEMGIIGAAYGTLISRIIMVIYLWLLLRYKERSAQIVRNIKFFVLDVLTIKKIVNLGSLSAMQMLFEVAIFTAAVWLSGLLGKNPQAANQIALNLSSMTFMVATGLSVAAMIRVGNQKGLQNYKELRRIAFSIFLLGVLLAMFFALLFFVFHKSLPMIYVDLNDTANYIDNMEVVSIASKLLLAAAFFQISDSIQVVFLGALRGLQDVKIPTILTFISYWVIGFPVSYYLGSEEMYGSFGIWLGLLAGLTTASILLFIRFNSLTLKLIKEKK
- a CDS encoding DUF3024 domain-containing protein gives rise to the protein MKNITIDINEATIKNYVSSLRPENQEIRAQLDFGYSYDGKVIVLYEIRPVWNNPKEIQHIEFAKIRFYKSRQEWNLYWMRASGKWELYEPFPKSTHLDNIIDIIKEDKHGCFYG
- a CDS encoding diacylglycerol kinase family protein translates to MKNPNDSFLRGRLRSFKFALRGMWLLMTTEDSIKAQLFIAVLATILGFYFNISNIEWMFQFIVIGLVLVAEALNTAIEKIADFVHPEYHKKIGFIKDIAAGAPSFAAFTSLIIAGFIYIPKIALLF
- a CDS encoding fasciclin domain-containing protein → MKTLNFFKVTVLMLSLVISQNFSAQEKTKMVGGAEMYPSKNIVENAVNSKDHTTLVAAVKAAELVDVLTSEGPFTVFAPTNKGFDMLPEGTVSTLFMAENKTKLQTILKYHVVAGNWNAKEIVTLIKKGNGKAVIETVSGGIITAWMKGKNVYISDENGGKAKVTIADVNQSNGVIHVIDAVLLPKPAM